The genomic interval GATGCGCTGATGAACCAATACCAGTGCCGCCTGCAGGTCACCGAATCGGGCGAGATACTCTACGATTTCGGGACCTCCCTGCATCGCCGCGGCGAGAAAAGCACGTCCGAAAAATTGCGCGACGCCGGCCTTCTGCTGTGGAAGACCTTCACGTGGCTGTTCAAGATCTGGATCACGGTGATGCTCATCGTGTACCTTATCGTGTTTACGCTGCTGCTGCTGGCGATGATTTTCGGCGGGCGCTCCGACAGCAAAAAGGGCGGCGGTCTGCGCTTCATCGGCGATCTTTTCGGCGACCTCTTTTCTCTCGCCGCGCGCGGCATGATACTCGTCGACATGTCGGACCGGCACGGGTACAGGCACAAGGCGTACCGCCAGGCCGAGCGCGCGAATCCGCAGACGCCGGAGCAGAAAAAGCGGCTCGTGCAGTCGGTGTACGACTTTGTATTCGGACCTCCACGTCCGGTATTTGATCCCTTCGCACAGGAGAAGGAGATCGTGGCCTGGCTACGCTCGCAGAAGGGCGTGCTGACCGTCACCGAAATTGTCGCGCTCGCGGGATGGACCTACGAGGAGGCCGAGCAGCGCCTCGCCGATTACCTCACACGATTCAAGGGCAGCGCCGACATCACCGACGACGGCGTGCTGGTGGGCCGCTTCCTCGACGTGCTGCGCAAGGGTGACGACGCGATGAAGGGCGGTTCGGTGGAATTGTTCTGGGATGAATACGAGGCGCCCTACGAAATGACGGGCAACAGCGGCGGGCGTGACTTTTTCATCGGGGCGGTCAACGCGTTTAATCTGTTGTTCTCGATGTCCATCGTTTTTTCGAGCGGCATGCAGGAGTCGATACTCTCGATCATCGAGGACGAATTTTTCGGCACCGCCGGTTTTGTGACCGTGGCACTCGGCTGGATTCCCTTCATTTTCTCGGTGATATTTTTCCTTGTGCCGCTTGGCCGTGCCATCGTTGTGCGCACGCAGGAGCGCGCGCGGCTCGAGCGCAACAAACGCAGGCGCATCGTCCGTGCGGTGTTCGAGGCGGGCGGCAGTGCGCGCACGCTCGACGAACTCTGCGCGTCGGTGAACAGGCCCGGCCTCGCCGTGATGGATCGCACGGAAATCGAGCGTTTGCTCAATCGCGCTCTTACCGAGTTGCATGGCGATCTGGTGCTGCGTGACGACGGCACACCGCTGTATCGATTTCCACGTATCGAAACGGAAACTGCGGCCGCCCGCGCGGAACGGACCCGATTTTATGAGCGGACGGATCTCGGCGGCGTGGTCTTTGATACTGGTGGGTAGCTTGTGGTTTGGCCTGCGAGCGGTCGATGGATAGATCGGTCTATTCTGTTCGCGTGAGGAGAAAGGATACAGGAGACACGAATCGAGCAAGTGCCTGTCTCCTGACTCCTTCCTCCTGAATCCTCACACGAGCGTGAGGATACTATCCCCCTGAGTCAGATAGTGCAGACAGAAACGATAAAATGCGCTATCTACGATAGGTTTTGTATATTCGGCAATTCCCGCCTGGATACTGCCAGACACAGTGAGTTTCACCATTAATCCGAACGCACCATGTCGTATTCCTTCGAGTTATCAGAGCAACAGGAACTGATCCGCCAGACGGCCAGAGATTTTGCGGAGAGCGAGATCCGTCCGCATGTGTTGGAGTGGGACGAGGCGCAGCATTTCCCGACGGATGTGTTCCGCAAGATGGGCGAGCTCGGTTTCCTGGGCATCATGGTTCCGGAAGAACTGGAGGGTGCGGGACTCGGTCCAATAGAATATGCGCTTGTGGTCGAGGAAATTTCACGTGTGGATCCGGCGGTGGGTCTCGGCGTCGCGGCGCACAACGGATTGTGCACCAATCACATCCTGCTGTTCGGATCCGATGACATACGCCGCCGCTACATTCCGGATCTCGCAAGCGGTCGGACGATGGGCATGTGGGGTCTGACCGAGCCCGGATCCGGCAGTGATGCGGGCGGCATGCGCACGACGGCCGTGCGCGACGGCGACTCGTGGGTGATCAACGGATCAAAAAACTTCATCACACACGCCTCCGTGGGCCGCACCGCGGTCATCATGGCTGTGACGGAGCCCGGCATCGGCAGCAAGGGCATTTCCGCCTTTGTCATGGACCGCGACACACCCGGTTTCAGCACGGGCAAGAAGGAAAACAAACTCGGCATGCGCTGCAGCGACACGGCTTCCCTGATCCTCGAGAACGTGCGCGTTCCCGCCGATCATCTGCTGGGTGAGAGCACCGGACTCGGTTTCAAACAGGCCCTGCAGATCCTCGACGGCGGTCGCATTTCCATTGCCGCCAACTCTCTCGGCTGCGCGCAGGGCGCGTACGAGACTGCGCTTGCCTACGCGAAGGAGCGCAAACAATTCGGCCAGCCGCTTTCCGAATTCCAGGCCACACAATTCAAACTTGCGCAGATGGCCATGGGCATCGAGACCGCGCGGCTCATGACCTACAAGGCCGCATGGATGCGCGCGCAGGGCATGGACATCAACATC from Ignavibacteriota bacterium carries:
- a CDS encoding acyl-CoA dehydrogenase family protein, producing MSYSFELSEQQELIRQTARDFAESEIRPHVLEWDEAQHFPTDVFRKMGELGFLGIMVPEELEGAGLGPIEYALVVEEISRVDPAVGLGVAAHNGLCTNHILLFGSDDIRRRYIPDLASGRTMGMWGLTEPGSGSDAGGMRTTAVRDGDSWVINGSKNFITHASVGRTAVIMAVTEPGIGSKGISAFVMDRDTPGFSTGKKENKLGMRCSDTASLILENVRVPADHLLGESTGLGFKQALQILDGGRISIAANSLGCAQGAYETALAYAKERKQFGQPLSEFQATQFKLAQMAMGIETARLMTYKAAWMRAQGMDINIAAAEAKLYASEVATRVTNEAVQILGGYGFTKDYPAEKYYRDVKLLTIGEGTSEIQRLVISRRLLAD